One genomic region from Melioribacteraceae bacterium encodes:
- a CDS encoding outer membrane protein transport protein translates to MAAYSNFRNIRKNMIVTFISLFFLSVNLLAQRNGDVLSFQGLDEPNDISPKALALGGAFTAASGELGNIFYNPAGLAKISRLQISVSAAYSSRLWRDNQIWLSGGSYKMLPQYMENLYTPPVEFNGIWSDSLGNPFGLTWDPSQVQNPVIGVDPYSKEAADAENSINKFAFSQIAVAFPFQISELKFTAAAALNLNYNPVDYDWNGDHLDPHWGTSFDFSQLAPADSIVRANWDIYTRERSNGIKNLKGALAFELNKNIQIGVGFTSMFGSTDDNITLNRIGYFQFIQTGDVWSFSYENRKAVRSGTSTFSSLMFNVGGLIAFRNLDIGFNLDMPYTVTRDWDYTDVVANNAGTLSTNASGTDKMKVPLCFNIGLKFMPLKNFSIYADLASKPFSKNEFESTSAIDSTNTPVWTNQYTFAGGFEYRFNEELTLMAGYRNRTSTFVGYGNAVRNQGAPVDSYTFGASYVLPVGQVTIAYEYRKLKYYDVYFTSRNYTLVSTDNIILGYTFSF, encoded by the coding sequence ATGGCAGCCTATTCAAATTTTAGAAACATCCGCAAGAATATGATAGTTACTTTTATCTCTCTGTTCTTCTTATCTGTAAACCTCCTTGCACAAAGAAACGGGGATGTGCTATCATTTCAGGGATTGGACGAACCAAATGATATTAGTCCAAAAGCACTGGCGTTGGGGGGCGCTTTCACAGCGGCTTCGGGTGAACTGGGAAATATTTTCTACAATCCTGCTGGGCTTGCAAAGATAAGTAGACTTCAGATATCTGTTTCGGCAGCTTATAGCAGCCGTTTATGGCGCGACAATCAAATCTGGTTATCAGGCGGCAGTTATAAAATGCTTCCACAATATATGGAGAACCTTTACACTCCTCCCGTAGAGTTCAATGGGATCTGGAGCGATTCACTCGGCAATCCGTTCGGATTAACATGGGATCCATCGCAGGTGCAAAATCCGGTTATAGGCGTTGATCCTTACAGTAAAGAAGCTGCCGATGCCGAGAATTCAATTAATAAATTCGCTTTCAGCCAGATTGCTGTCGCTTTTCCTTTTCAGATTTCGGAATTGAAATTTACTGCTGCGGCTGCTCTAAATCTAAATTATAATCCAGTTGATTACGATTGGAATGGGGACCATCTTGATCCGCACTGGGGTACATCTTTCGATTTCTCTCAGCTGGCTCCGGCTGACAGTATTGTAAGAGCAAACTGGGATATCTATACAAGAGAAAGATCTAACGGAATTAAGAATCTTAAAGGTGCTCTGGCTTTTGAGCTTAATAAAAATATTCAGATTGGTGTGGGATTTACTTCGATGTTTGGAAGTACGGATGATAATATCACGCTGAACAGAATTGGTTACTTTCAATTTATTCAGACCGGAGACGTTTGGTCTTTCTCATATGAAAACAGGAAAGCAGTAAGATCCGGAACTTCAACTTTTTCTTCTTTAATGTTTAATGTCGGCGGACTGATAGCTTTCAGAAATCTGGATATTGGATTCAATTTGGATATGCCCTATACAGTAACAAGAGATTGGGATTATACAGATGTTGTTGCAAACAATGCCGGAACTTTATCAACAAATGCAAGCGGAACAGATAAGATGAAAGTTCCTCTCTGTTTTAATATTGGTCTTAAATTCATGCCTCTGAAAAATTTCTCAATATATGCCGACCTTGCTTCAAAACCCTTCAGCAAGAATGAATTTGAAAGCACCTCTGCTATTGATTCAACAAATACCCCGGTATGGACTAACCAGTACACTTTTGCAGGGGGATTCGAATACAGATTTAACGAAGAACTTACACTTATGGCAGGTTACCGCAACAGAACATCAACATTCGTTGGCTATGGAAATGCAGTAAGAAATCAGGGCGCCCCTGTTGACAGTTACACGTTCGGAGCCTCTTATGTTCTACCTGTTGGACAGGTAACCATCGCATATGAATACAGAAAACTGAAATATTACGATGTTTATTTCACTAGCAGGAATTACACTCTTGTTTCAACCGACAATATAATATTGGGATATACTTTTTCGTTCTAA
- a CDS encoding DUF5123 domain-containing protein, with product MKKTLLAVAALLFITGLTHGQTNVAPGDGTLSAAIRAASSGAVLVLQSGGVYTESVDTFFVLGGKEIKIKAADGFTVRPVIKNLTVKTGTLGRSNGFLLGADDGLELEGIEIDGLEPDTTTYRSMGNAITFIAGTNYTVKYVKLKNCLFKNFESRAIDGAGDEYTNKNVKLESLLMENCLFTNADNVFNFKDFLLGNVEAKNCTFWNVRSGRVFRIMMPVNPTVLIDHCTFDDVGVADRCIDTKDNTAAWTIKNSSFSNSKGTPSGEIVRIYGSNTVIKNCNFFNTGTTNIKLNSGATSASITTDDPKYTNAANGDFTLATDSPLLGKGDDGKAIGDLRWDPTATSISPESNQIPTGFTLYQNYPNPFNPATRIRFDLPESGFASLKVFNLLGQEVAELVSEELVAGSYNVDFDASNLTSGIYLYQLKSNGFTKTYKMMLMK from the coding sequence ATGAAAAAAACATTACTAGCTGTAGCAGCGCTGCTTTTCATCACAGGATTGACACATGGTCAGACTAACGTAGCCCCGGGTGATGGAACCCTAAGCGCAGCAATAAGAGCAGCGTCAAGCGGAGCTGTTCTTGTACTCCAAAGCGGAGGAGTTTATACAGAATCAGTTGATACTTTTTTTGTCCTTGGCGGTAAGGAAATTAAAATCAAAGCCGCTGACGGTTTTACGGTAAGACCGGTTATTAAAAACCTGACTGTTAAAACAGGAACACTCGGAAGGTCTAACGGATTTTTATTAGGTGCTGACGACGGCCTTGAATTAGAAGGAATTGAAATTGACGGGCTTGAACCTGATACAACCACGTACCGTTCCATGGGCAATGCGATCACTTTTATTGCCGGAACAAATTACACTGTTAAGTATGTGAAGTTAAAAAATTGTTTGTTTAAGAACTTTGAGTCGAGGGCTATTGACGGAGCAGGTGATGAGTATACAAACAAAAACGTGAAGCTGGAAAGCCTGTTGATGGAAAACTGTTTGTTCACAAATGCTGATAACGTATTTAACTTTAAAGATTTTCTGCTTGGAAATGTTGAAGCAAAAAATTGTACTTTCTGGAATGTTAGAAGCGGAAGGGTATTTAGAATAATGATGCCAGTAAATCCGACTGTTTTAATTGATCATTGTACATTTGATGATGTCGGAGTGGCAGACAGATGCATTGACACTAAAGACAACACCGCTGCCTGGACAATTAAGAATAGCAGTTTCTCAAATTCCAAAGGTACTCCCTCAGGTGAAATAGTAAGAATTTACGGATCGAACACTGTTATTAAAAATTGTAATTTCTTTAATACCGGTACTACAAATATCAAATTAAATTCCGGGGCAACTTCAGCTTCGATAACAACCGACGATCCGAAGTATACGAATGCAGCAAACGGCGATTTCACTCTAGCAACAGATTCTCCGCTTCTTGGTAAAGGCGACGACGGCAAGGCAATCGGTGATCTGAGATGGGATCCTACTGCTACTTCAATTAGTCCTGAATCAAATCAGATCCCAACTGGCTTCACTCTCTATCAGAATTATCCGAATCCGTTTAACCCGGCAACCAGAATCAGATTTGATCTTCCTGAATCAGGATTCGCATCCCTGAAAGTATTCAATCTTCTCGGACAGGAAGTTGCTGAATTAGTTAGCGAAGAACTGGTAGCGGGAAGCTATAATGTCGATTTCGACGCATCGAATCTTACTTCCGGAATTTATCTCTATCAACTGAAATCGAATGGATTTACAAAAACATATAAAATGATGTTGATGAAATAA
- a CDS encoding sulfatase-like hydrolase/transferase, translated as MAGSKNFRPNFVFITSDQHGSKYLGLMGHPIVKTPNLDKIADGGVVFLNSYCGNPVCVPSRSSMMTGMYASDVNSFCNSTVYDGSYPTWAKQLRDEGYYCWATGKQDLNPEIDMGFVEEDVDHEHFTKPDITSLFRRPCTYRVDERGIVNGKSIKTRNPDKSNAELAIDFIKNKTKTLNQPWICYVGFHMPHPRFVGLESYYDYYLPKVEVAETEIDELENLPLPYQKLRDFKRISTPIPEDRIRRAKAAYFAMISEMDEYIGEIYQALQDSGQIENTYFIYTSDHGESLGEHGLWFKNNLYDVAAKIPLIISGPNLVSSRKINHPVGHIDLAATILEIGGINNDSRLRGKSLLPLIKGETEKEPEFVYSESFSEGNITGSCMIRKGNWKLIYFSYYDSLLFNLENDPDEKNNLINDPQYKVKADELKKLLLSIANPDSITDRAFDLQDKMLAQFVGKNNQHELMQILKGRLGDGQAIILSKQLKNESYS; from the coding sequence ATGGCTGGATCAAAAAACTTTAGACCGAATTTTGTCTTCATTACTTCAGATCAGCACGGCTCAAAATATCTTGGTCTTATGGGGCATCCGATTGTTAAAACTCCAAATCTCGATAAAATTGCTGATGGCGGAGTTGTATTCCTAAATTCTTATTGCGGGAATCCTGTCTGTGTACCCTCAAGAAGCAGTATGATGACCGGAATGTACGCTTCTGACGTCAATTCATTTTGTAACTCAACCGTATATGATGGTTCATATCCCACATGGGCTAAACAACTAAGAGATGAAGGTTATTATTGCTGGGCTACCGGTAAACAGGATTTAAATCCCGAAATTGATATGGGCTTTGTTGAAGAGGATGTTGACCACGAACACTTTACTAAGCCGGACATAACTTCTCTTTTCAGACGGCCCTGTACTTATCGGGTCGATGAAAGAGGAATAGTAAATGGCAAATCAATAAAAACCAGAAATCCGGATAAGTCTAACGCAGAACTCGCAATTGATTTCATTAAGAATAAAACCAAAACTCTTAATCAGCCGTGGATTTGTTATGTAGGGTTTCATATGCCTCATCCAAGGTTTGTTGGATTGGAAAGCTATTATGACTATTACCTGCCGAAGGTTGAAGTAGCAGAAACAGAAATTGATGAACTTGAAAATCTTCCGCTTCCTTATCAGAAACTAAGGGACTTCAAAAGGATTTCCACACCAATACCGGAAGATAGAATTCGTAGGGCAAAAGCTGCTTACTTTGCAATGATTTCGGAAATGGATGAATATATTGGCGAAATCTATCAGGCTCTTCAGGATTCCGGTCAAATTGAGAACACATATTTTATTTATACGTCCGATCACGGCGAGTCATTGGGAGAGCATGGTTTGTGGTTTAAAAACAATCTCTACGATGTGGCGGCAAAAATACCTCTTATTATTTCAGGACCTAATCTGGTGTCATCAAGAAAAATTAATCATCCGGTCGGTCATATTGATCTTGCTGCCACAATCCTTGAAATCGGTGGAATTAACAATGACTCACGGCTTAGAGGAAAATCTCTCCTTCCTTTAATTAAAGGTGAAACGGAGAAGGAGCCTGAGTTTGTTTATTCAGAATCTTTTTCTGAAGGAAATATTACTGGATCCTGTATGATAAGGAAAGGAAACTGGAAACTGATCTACTTCTCATATTACGATTCTCTGCTTTTTAATTTGGAGAATGATCCTGATGAAAAAAATAACTTAATCAACGACCCGCAATATAAAGTGAAGGCTGATGAATTGAAGAAATTGCTTCTCAGTATTGCAAATCCGGATTCAATCACTGACCGCGCTTTCGATCTTCAGGATAAAATGCTGGCACAGTTTGTTGGAAAAAATAACCAGCATGAATTGATGCAGATATTAAAAGGACGCTTGGGAGACGGACAGGCAATAATATTATCAAAGCAGCTTAAAAACGAATCTTACTCTTAA
- a CDS encoding arylsulfatase: MKFKNRLVNSCNNITRKDFIKSSTLGMGALLAGSFGIPVTSFSNTEKSTLLKNKPNVLIIVADDAGWRDVGYHGSEIKTPTLDKLADENVQLNEFYVCPTCSPTRASLLTGKYPSRYGILGPIGGKSTQALPMDSMNLPKALKQAGYTTALTGKWHLGLSLETGPNHYGFDYTYGYLHGQIDQYTHVYKNGDRSWHRNGKFIDEKGHATDLITNEAIKYISEIRDKSKPFFLEVTFSVPHYPLQEEDRWIEPYKETIKNESRRIFAASVSHLDSSINRILETLQKENLDKDTIVIFLSDNGGQENWLNTGKDYNGKHGPHDVLGDNRPLRDYKTSLYEGGIRVPSIVSWPGKLKHHVVDEAISVADILPTVAYLAGVKLDQNLNLDGKNVWSAIAEGGSTGKREIYGRTKNQIALRYGEWKLVHNGSTPEKGKDELYNLKFDPNEKNDVARVYPDIVKSLLERMRKISESDVIVDFPDAG, encoded by the coding sequence ATGAAATTTAAAAACAGGCTTGTTAATTCTTGTAACAATATTACACGAAAGGATTTTATTAAAAGCTCAACTCTTGGTATGGGCGCCCTTCTGGCTGGCTCATTTGGAATTCCAGTAACTTCATTTTCAAATACGGAAAAATCAACTCTATTAAAGAACAAACCAAATGTTTTAATAATTGTAGCCGATGATGCCGGTTGGCGGGATGTCGGTTACCATGGTTCGGAAATCAAAACTCCTACTCTGGATAAACTCGCTGATGAAAATGTACAGCTGAATGAATTTTATGTATGTCCAACTTGTTCGCCAACACGGGCATCGCTTCTTACTGGTAAGTATCCAAGCCGGTACGGTATTCTCGGTCCGATCGGAGGCAAAAGCACTCAGGCGCTGCCGATGGATTCGATGAATCTTCCCAAAGCGCTTAAACAGGCGGGTTATACAACTGCCCTCACCGGGAAATGGCACCTCGGGCTTTCTCTTGAAACAGGACCGAATCATTACGGATTTGATTACACCTACGGTTATCTGCACGGACAGATTGATCAGTATACTCATGTTTATAAAAACGGCGACAGATCATGGCATCGTAATGGAAAATTTATCGATGAAAAAGGTCATGCAACAGATTTGATAACAAATGAAGCAATAAAATATATTTCTGAAATCCGGGATAAGAGCAAACCATTTTTCCTTGAAGTAACATTCAGCGTTCCCCATTATCCCCTTCAGGAAGAGGATAGATGGATTGAACCTTATAAAGAAACTATTAAAAATGAGTCGCGCCGGATCTTCGCTGCATCCGTTTCACATCTAGATTCTTCGATAAACAGAATTCTGGAAACATTGCAGAAAGAAAATCTTGATAAGGATACTATTGTGATTTTCCTTAGCGACAACGGCGGACAGGAAAACTGGCTGAATACGGGTAAGGATTATAACGGCAAACATGGTCCTCACGATGTCCTAGGTGATAACAGACCTCTACGCGATTACAAAACATCCCTTTATGAAGGCGGAATAAGAGTACCTTCAATTGTAAGTTGGCCAGGTAAACTTAAACACCACGTTGTAGACGAAGCAATCAGCGTTGCAGATATTCTTCCAACTGTCGCATATCTGGCCGGGGTAAAACTAGATCAGAATTTAAATCTCGATGGAAAGAATGTCTGGTCGGCAATTGCTGAAGGAGGAAGTACAGGGAAAAGGGAAATTTACGGTCGCACTAAAAATCAGATTGCTCTTCGTTATGGCGAGTGGAAACTTGTGCATAACGGAAGTACTCCTGAAAAAGGGAAGGACGAACTCTATAATCTGAAATTTGATCCGAACGAAAAGAATGATGTTGCCAGGGTTTATCCGGATATTGTAAAATCGCTTCTGGAAAGAATGCGTAAAATCTCGGAGTCCGATGTAATTGTGGATTTCCCGGATGCCGGTTAA
- a CDS encoding PorV/PorQ family protein, producing the protein MNGKIKILSITTVLLIFFAVIVNAQNKVGTTSFQFLKVMPGTRTTALGQSVVSFVNGAESMFSNPAGIAEINNYEIQLSHLDWFIDTKIYSAAVAFNLGYFTIGVFGSYWDYGQIAVTDVAHLKFSDDYTYFNPGLTGQIINPSAQYIGVSLARKLTDKFNFGLSLKYVREDLIAAKSSVFAFDGGLTYETGYKSIKLGGSINNFGLSEVKFLDKKDVIQVNQNYKPGVDSPNDSLITKTINGESFPIPQTFAFGVSAYLIAPGESLFLQDDSMKLLVAYQIQHPRDYDMQHNIGLEFTFMDIISLRGGYKFNYDEESYTFGVGLRYSGFDIGYAYDPFGEILESVHRFSISFRAD; encoded by the coding sequence ATGAATGGAAAAATAAAAATTTTATCGATTACAACCGTTTTACTAATCTTCTTTGCGGTTATTGTAAATGCCCAGAATAAGGTAGGTACAACTTCATTTCAGTTCCTGAAAGTTATGCCGGGTACAAGAACCACAGCACTGGGTCAATCAGTTGTTTCGTTTGTCAACGGAGCTGAGTCGATGTTCTCCAATCCGGCAGGGATTGCTGAAATAAACAATTATGAAATCCAACTATCTCATCTGGACTGGTTTATTGACACAAAAATTTACTCGGCTGCAGTTGCATTTAATCTGGGATACTTCACAATTGGTGTATTCGGATCTTACTGGGATTACGGACAGATTGCTGTAACTGATGTCGCCCACCTAAAATTCAGCGACGATTATACTTATTTCAATCCGGGACTTACCGGGCAGATAATAAATCCTTCAGCTCAGTATATAGGTGTTTCATTAGCGCGAAAACTTACTGATAAATTCAACTTTGGTCTTTCGCTGAAGTATGTACGCGAAGATTTGATTGCTGCAAAGTCATCGGTCTTTGCTTTTGACGGAGGTCTTACTTACGAAACCGGATATAAATCAATCAAGCTCGGCGGCTCAATAAACAACTTTGGTCTTAGCGAAGTAAAATTCCTAGATAAGAAAGACGTTATCCAGGTAAATCAGAATTATAAACCTGGAGTAGATTCACCTAATGACTCGCTTATCACTAAAACAATTAACGGAGAATCTTTCCCGATACCGCAGACATTTGCTTTTGGCGTATCGGCCTATCTAATCGCTCCGGGCGAATCGCTTTTCCTTCAAGATGATAGTATGAAACTGCTCGTTGCTTATCAGATTCAGCATCCAAGGGATTATGATATGCAGCATAATATCGGACTGGAATTTACATTTATGGATATTATATCATTGAGAGGCGGTTACAAATTCAATTATGATGAAGAAAGTTATACCTTCGGAGTCGGTCTCCGGTACAGTGGTTTTGATATTGGTTACGCTTATGATCCATTCGGTGAAATTCTGGAATCTGTACACCGTTTTTCGATTTCATTCAGGGCCGATTAA
- a CDS encoding sulfatase-like hydrolase/transferase, with protein MDKITRRDFNKKLMMGIAGFSAVSSNIIFSAQSGFFAPSKDKRPNFVFISSDQHNAKYLGFMGHPFVKTPNLDKIAERGIVFSNTYCGNPVCAPARSSMMTGMYASDVNSFCNSTVYDGSYPTWAKRLKDSGYYCWATGKQDLNPEVDMGFVEVDVDHGHSKKPDITSLLRRPCIYRVGERETVDGKSRTSPSNDKVDADLALNFLKNESGKLNKPWVCYVGFHMPHPKFVGWKKYYDYYLDKVEVPEVSIEELENLPLPYQELRNFKRISTPIPTDRIKRAIASYFAMITELDDYIGQIYNALEETGQLDNTYFIYTSDHGEALGEHGLWLKDNLYDVAARVPLVISGPGLKNSKRIQNPVGHIDLAATILELSGIKKINELRGTSLLPLVNGEESKGPEFAYSESHPGGNPTGSCMIRKGDWKLIHFSYYEDMLFDMKNDPDEKNNLINDPKFKEKAVEMRNLLYSKVNPEEITDRAFKRQDNMLNEFTEKMNEEELTELFKSRLGEGQARVIARKLKKEYLVKN; from the coding sequence ATGGATAAAATTACTCGAAGAGATTTTAATAAGAAATTAATGATGGGGATCGCAGGATTTTCTGCCGTAAGCTCAAATATAATTTTCTCAGCTCAGTCCGGTTTTTTTGCTCCTTCAAAAGATAAAAGACCAAATTTTGTTTTTATATCATCAGATCAGCATAATGCAAAGTATCTCGGTTTTATGGGGCATCCTTTTGTTAAAACGCCTAACCTTGATAAAATCGCCGAACGTGGAATTGTGTTCAGCAATACATATTGCGGTAATCCGGTTTGTGCACCTGCACGAAGCAGTATGATGACCGGCATGTATGCTTCCGACGTCAATTCTTTTTGTAACTCAACCGTATATGATGGTTCCTATCCCACCTGGGCAAAACGGCTAAAAGATAGCGGATATTATTGCTGGGCAACGGGTAAGCAGGATTTAAATCCCGAAGTTGATATGGGATTTGTTGAAGTGGATGTTGACCACGGACACTCCAAAAAACCCGATATTACTTCATTGCTCAGACGCCCGTGCATTTACAGGGTTGGTGAAAGAGAAACTGTTGATGGTAAATCGCGGACTTCTCCGAGCAACGATAAAGTCGACGCAGATCTTGCTCTTAATTTCTTAAAGAATGAGTCGGGAAAACTAAACAAACCATGGGTTTGTTATGTCGGATTTCATATGCCCCATCCAAAGTTTGTCGGATGGAAAAAATATTATGATTATTATCTGGATAAAGTTGAGGTTCCCGAAGTCTCTATAGAAGAACTTGAAAATCTGCCGCTTCCTTATCAGGAGCTTAGAAATTTCAAAAGAATATCCACTCCAATTCCAACAGACAGAATTAAAAGAGCAATTGCATCCTACTTTGCTATGATCACGGAATTGGATGACTATATAGGACAAATTTATAATGCACTTGAAGAAACCGGTCAGCTTGATAATACTTATTTTATTTACACTTCTGATCACGGAGAAGCTCTTGGCGAACACGGCCTCTGGCTTAAGGATAATTTGTATGATGTCGCCGCAAGAGTCCCCCTTGTAATTTCAGGACCCGGTTTAAAGAATTCAAAGAGAATTCAGAATCCTGTTGGACATATTGATCTCGCAGCTACTATACTTGAACTTTCCGGGATTAAAAAGATTAACGAGCTGAGAGGGACTTCTCTATTACCCTTAGTTAATGGTGAAGAATCAAAAGGACCCGAATTCGCATATTCAGAATCCCATCCCGGAGGAAATCCTACCGGTTCTTGTATGATACGCAAAGGTGATTGGAAGCTGATCCACTTTTCTTATTATGAAGATATGTTGTTCGATATGAAGAACGACCCCGATGAAAAGAATAACTTGATTAATGATCCGAAGTTCAAAGAGAAAGCTGTTGAAATGAGAAATCTTCTTTACAGCAAGGTGAATCCCGAGGAGATTACTGACCGTGCTTTTAAACGTCAGGATAATATGCTGAATGAATTTACTGAAAAGATGAACGAGGAGGAGCTAACAGAATTGTTTAAAAGCAGATTGGGTGAAGGTCAGGCCCGGGTTATTGCCCGTAAACTTAAAAAAGAATATTTAGTTAAAAACTAG
- a CDS encoding arylsulfatase, which yields MSDSQIDRRSFVKNLGLLATAMLISPKSGKSFVNKNSSPNIIFILADDLGYGDLGSYGQTKIKTPNLDKMAQEGLRFTSAYSGSPVCAPSRNCLMTGQHTGHTTVRQNKSDLTDDRVPLLPEDTTVAEILKKAGYVTGMIGKWGLGEPGTSGEPNKKGFDYFFGYLNQNHAHYYYPEFLYRNTEKVFYDDNKNGKRGTYSYDLFEKEALDFIDMNKTKPFFLYLPFTTPHAELLVPEDSLNEYKGKFIEDKPFKNNEKSGYATQMTPHAAYAAMITRMDRGIGQIFEKLKTLGLDENTIVFFSSDNGPSDAGGIDAEFFNSAGPLRGAKHDLYEGGIRVPSIVRWPGVVEPGTTSELPWAFCDFLPTVADLVKINSPEEIDGISILPEILSKNKVKREYLYWEIKVGNKNFLQAVRIGNWKAIRSNPESPVELYNLSIDLAEKNNVADKHPDIIDKAIKLFEESHFESKHWPMPRVKNRPSSK from the coding sequence ATGAGCGATTCTCAAATCGACAGAAGATCTTTCGTTAAAAATCTTGGGCTACTTGCTACAGCTATGCTGATATCACCCAAAAGCGGTAAATCCTTTGTGAATAAAAATTCTAGCCCTAACATTATTTTTATTTTGGCAGACGATCTTGGTTACGGCGACCTCGGATCTTATGGTCAAACAAAAATTAAAACTCCTAACCTCGATAAAATGGCACAGGAAGGTTTACGGTTTACATCAGCCTACTCGGGCAGTCCTGTATGCGCACCTTCCCGTAATTGTTTGATGACAGGTCAGCATACCGGTCATACTACGGTTCGACAAAATAAAAGTGATCTAACAGATGATCGGGTTCCGTTACTCCCGGAGGATACTACTGTCGCAGAAATCCTAAAAAAGGCCGGATATGTCACCGGAATGATCGGCAAGTGGGGTCTTGGTGAACCGGGAACCTCGGGTGAACCGAATAAAAAAGGATTCGACTATTTTTTCGGTTATCTGAATCAGAACCACGCTCACTATTATTATCCGGAATTTCTTTACAGAAATACTGAAAAGGTTTTTTATGATGATAACAAAAATGGTAAAAGAGGTACCTACTCATATGATCTTTTTGAAAAAGAGGCTCTCGATTTTATCGACATGAATAAGACCAAACCGTTTTTCCTTTATCTTCCGTTTACAACTCCTCACGCAGAATTGCTTGTTCCCGAAGATTCCTTAAATGAATACAAAGGAAAATTTATTGAGGATAAACCGTTCAAAAATAATGAGAAAAGCGGCTATGCTACTCAGATGACCCCGCATGCTGCTTACGCTGCTATGATAACAAGGATGGATAGAGGTATCGGACAGATTTTTGAAAAATTAAAAACTCTGGGTCTGGATGAGAATACTATCGTATTTTTTTCCAGTGATAATGGTCCTAGCGATGCAGGTGGAATTGACGCAGAATTTTTCAATAGTGCCGGTCCGCTTAGGGGAGCTAAACATGATCTCTATGAAGGCGGCATAAGAGTTCCTTCAATTGTTAGATGGCCGGGAGTTGTTGAACCAGGTACAACAAGCGAACTGCCCTGGGCTTTCTGCGACTTTCTTCCGACAGTAGCAGACCTCGTAAAAATTAATTCTCCGGAGGAAATTGATGGAATTTCAATTCTCCCGGAAATTCTAAGCAAAAATAAGGTTAAGAGGGAATATCTTTATTGGGAAATCAAAGTTGGAAATAAAAATTTTTTGCAGGCGGTTAGAATCGGTAACTGGAAGGCAATTCGTTCTAATCCCGAATCACCGGTTGAACTCTACAACCTTTCGATCGATCTCGCTGAAAAAAATAATGTAGCGGATAAGCACCCCGATATCATTGATAAGGCAATAAAGCTTTTTGAAGAATCACATTTTGAATCTAAACATTGGCCTATGCCTCGTGTTAAAAACCGGCCATCATCAAAATAA